In Brevibacterium zhoupengii, the following are encoded in one genomic region:
- the cobA gene encoding uroporphyrinogen-III C-methyltransferase — MSLFTLQAPGSVLLIGAGPGDLGLLTVKGLRALESAEVIVADRLGARSVIDQLETERGESLDAEIIDVGKTPGHHPVPQQRINEILVEQARAGRRVVRLKGGDPFVFGRGGEELAHCHEAGVDVQVVPGVTSANSVPAVAGIPLTHRGLATAYTVITGHDQLSELGGGRDHTVVVLMGIGTLAHSAMILARGGRGGDCPVAIIEDGFGDNQQVTVGTLDTIAFQAARRGVRSPAVVIAGDVVTLSPYAVGAFAAAQVPEPELMRNP, encoded by the coding sequence ATGAGCCTCTTCACTCTTCAGGCACCGGGCAGCGTGCTGCTCATCGGTGCCGGACCCGGTGATCTCGGCCTGCTGACCGTCAAGGGTCTGCGCGCATTGGAATCCGCCGAGGTCATTGTTGCCGACCGCCTCGGCGCGCGTTCGGTCATCGACCAGCTCGAGACCGAGCGCGGGGAGTCACTCGACGCCGAGATCATCGACGTCGGCAAGACCCCGGGACACCACCCGGTCCCGCAGCAGCGCATCAACGAGATCCTCGTCGAACAGGCTCGCGCCGGGCGGCGTGTGGTCCGACTCAAGGGCGGAGACCCGTTCGTCTTCGGCCGCGGCGGCGAAGAGCTCGCCCACTGCCACGAGGCGGGCGTCGACGTGCAGGTGGTGCCGGGAGTCACGAGTGCGAACTCGGTTCCCGCCGTTGCCGGAATCCCGTTGACTCACAGGGGACTGGCCACCGCGTACACGGTCATCACCGGCCACGATCAGCTCTCCGAGCTCGGCGGAGGACGCGACCACACGGTCGTCGTGCTCATGGGCATCGGCACATTGGCGCATTCGGCGATGATCCTGGCCCGCGGTGGGCGCGGGGGAGACTGCCCCGTCGCGATCATCGAAGACGGGTTCGGAGACAACCAGCAGGTCACCGTGGGCACACTCGATACGATCGCCTTCCAGGCCGCCCGCCGAGGTGTCCGTTCACCGGCCGTCGTCATCGCCGGCGACGTCGTGACCCTGAGCCCGTACGCCGTCGGAGCCTTCGCCGCAGCGCAGGTGCCCGAGCCAGAACTCATGAGGAACCCATGA
- the fdxA gene encoding ferredoxin gives MTYIIAQPCVDLKDRACIDECPVDCIYEGSRSLYIHPEECVDCGACEPVCPVEAIFYEDDVPDEWEAYYSANVDFFDTIGSPGGAAAHGIIDGDHPFIAALPPQNTDD, from the coding sequence ATGACCTACATCATCGCCCAGCCCTGCGTCGACTTGAAGGACCGGGCCTGCATCGACGAATGCCCCGTCGACTGCATCTACGAGGGCAGCCGCTCGCTCTACATCCATCCCGAGGAATGCGTCGACTGCGGGGCCTGCGAACCCGTCTGCCCCGTCGAAGCGATCTTCTACGAAGACGACGTCCCGGACGAATGGGAGGCCTACTACTCTGCGAACGTCGACTTCTTCGACACCATCGGATCCCCGGGAGGCGCCGCCGCGCACGGAATCATCGACGGCGACCACCCCTTCATCGCGGCACTGCCGCCCCAGAACACTGACGACTGA
- a CDS encoding FAD-dependent oxidoreductase, with the protein MTTNPFRVAIVGAGPAGIYAADLLTKADRDFEISIDLFDRLPTPFGLVRYGVAPDHPRIKGIINALIKVLDRGDIRLFSNVEYGADIALGELTDRYDAVIFSTGCFIDASLDLPGVDLPGSYGAADFVNWYDSHPDVAQTWPLDAEKVAVIGNGNVALDVARVLAKQADDMHTTEIPDHVYEGLKSSKVTDVHVFGRRGPAQAKFTPLELRELGQVKDVDVIVYPEDFEFDEGSLAAIEASNQTKQVAKTLTDFTMREPVGAKRRLHLHFLHAPVAILGEDAVTGLRTERQELDGTGGVKGTGEFIDWDVTAVYRAVGYAGTPLPQLPFDEAKRVIPNHEGRVVDTGQQASAAEADVVQGVYATGWIKRGPVGLIGHTKGDALETIGHILDDRAAGVLTEPLFPDEDSIVELLESKGVDFGDWEGYHRLEAAEKALGEAEGRERVKLATREDMLREARNHVRSESHSAT; encoded by the coding sequence ATGACGACGAATCCCTTCCGCGTGGCCATCGTGGGCGCAGGCCCCGCAGGCATCTACGCTGCCGACCTGCTGACCAAAGCCGATCGTGACTTCGAGATCAGCATCGACCTCTTCGATCGGCTTCCGACCCCGTTCGGGCTGGTCCGCTACGGAGTCGCCCCTGATCACCCCCGCATCAAAGGCATCATCAATGCCCTCATCAAGGTCCTCGACCGCGGTGACATCCGCCTGTTCTCGAACGTCGAGTACGGTGCCGACATCGCCTTGGGTGAGCTGACAGATCGCTACGATGCGGTGATCTTCTCCACCGGCTGCTTCATCGATGCCTCCTTGGATCTGCCCGGAGTCGATCTCCCCGGTTCCTACGGTGCCGCCGATTTCGTCAACTGGTACGACTCGCACCCGGACGTGGCTCAGACCTGGCCGCTGGATGCTGAGAAGGTTGCCGTCATCGGCAACGGCAACGTAGCCCTCGACGTCGCACGCGTGCTGGCCAAGCAGGCCGATGACATGCACACGACTGAGATCCCCGACCATGTCTACGAGGGTCTGAAATCGTCAAAGGTCACGGACGTTCACGTGTTCGGCCGGCGTGGTCCGGCGCAGGCGAAGTTCACCCCCTTGGAGCTGCGCGAGCTGGGCCAGGTCAAGGATGTCGATGTCATCGTCTATCCCGAGGACTTCGAGTTCGATGAGGGTTCGCTGGCCGCGATCGAGGCGAGCAACCAGACCAAGCAGGTCGCGAAGACTCTGACCGACTTCACGATGAGGGAGCCGGTGGGAGCCAAACGCCGCCTGCACCTGCACTTCCTCCACGCACCGGTGGCCATCCTCGGCGAGGATGCAGTCACAGGACTGCGCACGGAACGCCAGGAATTGGACGGCACCGGGGGAGTCAAGGGCACGGGAGAGTTCATCGACTGGGACGTCACAGCCGTCTATCGCGCTGTCGGCTATGCCGGCACGCCGCTGCCGCAGCTGCCCTTCGACGAAGCCAAACGTGTGATCCCGAATCACGAGGGACGCGTCGTCGACACAGGGCAGCAGGCTTCGGCTGCCGAGGCCGATGTCGTCCAGGGAGTGTACGCGACCGGGTGGATCAAGCGCGGTCCGGTCGGACTCATCGGTCACACCAAGGGCGATGCCCTCGAGACGATCGGGCACATCCTCGATGACCGCGCAGCCGGCGTACTCACCGAACCGCTGTTCCCCGACGAAGACTCGATCGTCGAACTGCTCGAGTCCAAGGGCGTCGACTTCGGGGATTGGGAGGGCTATCACCGGCTGGAGGCCGCGGAGAAGGCTCTCGGTGAGGCCGAAGGCCGCGAGCGAGTGAAGCTCGCGACCCGCGAGGACATGCTGCGTGAGGCCCGTAATCATGTCAGGAGCGAATCCCACTCCGCCACCTGA
- a CDS encoding NAD(P)/FAD-dependent oxidoreductase yields MIDTSARVAVIGGGIAGACVAFGLASRDVNVTIFDEAMAGQATAASAGIIAPWVSTSTGAYYETYAAGGSYYPEFLDRLSALGIPELGYRRSGALVVNEDPTALAEAARLIRERAAGAGAVAGEVHDMDSANLREIFPPIAPDMTGLFISGGGRVDGRTLRDAILTGARTYGARLVHDSARTITSEHGRSTNPSGTWKVGTTSAVEDFDAVVIAGGARSSEILEHLGHTVSITPQRGQLIHLSLHGANTSPWPTVHPLDHHYITPFDGGRVVIGATREDDVGFDVRTTAAGQKQVLDDALRIAPGLAEATILETRVGVRPMSTRPGGLPYAGAVPGAPGLWLASGFGAGGLTMGPLIGEGLAAAILGQEAPQIAHLGL; encoded by the coding sequence GTGATCGACACATCAGCTCGGGTTGCCGTCATCGGCGGTGGAATCGCAGGCGCCTGCGTTGCCTTCGGATTGGCCTCACGAGACGTCAACGTCACCATCTTCGACGAGGCCATGGCCGGTCAGGCGACCGCTGCCAGCGCGGGCATCATCGCACCCTGGGTCTCGACGAGCACCGGCGCCTACTACGAAACCTATGCCGCCGGAGGCAGCTACTATCCCGAATTCCTCGACCGGCTCAGTGCGCTCGGCATCCCCGAGCTGGGGTACCGCAGATCCGGTGCACTCGTCGTCAACGAGGACCCCACAGCGCTCGCCGAGGCGGCCCGACTCATCCGTGAACGTGCCGCGGGTGCCGGGGCTGTCGCTGGCGAGGTCCATGACATGGACTCGGCGAATCTGCGCGAGATCTTCCCGCCGATCGCCCCGGATATGACAGGGCTGTTCATCTCCGGGGGCGGTCGAGTCGATGGGCGTACCCTGCGCGATGCCATCCTCACCGGAGCGAGGACCTATGGGGCCAGGCTGGTGCACGATTCGGCGAGAACCATCACCAGCGAACACGGCAGGTCCACGAATCCAAGCGGCACATGGAAGGTGGGGACCACCTCGGCGGTGGAGGACTTCGACGCCGTGGTCATCGCCGGTGGAGCGCGCAGCTCGGAGATCCTCGAGCACCTCGGGCACACGGTGTCGATCACCCCGCAGCGAGGGCAGCTCATCCACCTGAGCCTGCACGGAGCCAACACCTCGCCGTGGCCGACGGTCCATCCGCTCGACCACCACTACATCACGCCCTTCGACGGCGGCAGAGTCGTCATCGGAGCCACCCGTGAGGACGACGTCGGCTTCGACGTGCGAACCACGGCAGCCGGGCAGAAACAGGTCCTCGACGACGCACTGAGAATCGCTCCCGGGCTTGCCGAGGCAACGATCCTCGAGACACGAGTCGGCGTCAGGCCCATGTCCACACGACCCGGCGGTCTGCCCTATGCCGGAGCAGTCCCAGGGGCACCCGGTCTGTGGCTGGCCTCGGGCTTCGGTGCCGGGGGACTGACCATGGGACCGTTGATCGGCGAGGGCCTGGCCGCAGCGATCCTCGGCCAGGAAGCACCCCAGATCGCCCACCTGGGGCTGTGA
- a CDS encoding MFS transporter encodes MSAVLPRAFRWFWAGETVSGFGTWITFLALQVIVVDHLHAGTVGLGWMNAARWLPYLLFGLVLGALIDRVRRRPVMIASDLFRALLLCAIPALWAFGVLSLGPLLLIVALLGTATLVNDSASQAFVPRLVPRGGLQAAHARIDGTDAVAQTAGPALGGGLLAVIAAPIAVLVNVVTYLFSALVVSRIRVEEPRLPDKENVGKPNLRKEIAAGLKWVYSTPSLRDLAIWTHVWFTAQAILAAVSADYFLRVIGIDAFWFGIVMAGGGLGGIVGALLSPRLGEWHGSGRVVILAHLCSAAGALILFAATPLAGRLHGDIGSVVVLFAGVGLHGFAIGLSNSHEMAYRQSITPDAFQARTNTTMRAMNRAVIVVVSPLAGMLAAVTNTQLLLVSAAIIFALSAIGLWFSPFRTARIGT; translated from the coding sequence ATGAGTGCGGTGCTGCCCCGAGCCTTTCGGTGGTTCTGGGCGGGCGAAACCGTCTCCGGTTTCGGCACCTGGATCACTTTCCTGGCCCTGCAGGTCATCGTCGTCGACCATCTGCACGCGGGCACCGTGGGCCTGGGGTGGATGAACGCGGCGAGGTGGCTTCCGTACCTGCTGTTCGGACTCGTGCTCGGTGCACTCATCGACCGCGTCCGACGTCGACCCGTCATGATCGCCAGCGACCTCTTCCGCGCTCTGCTGCTGTGCGCCATCCCGGCGCTCTGGGCGTTCGGAGTGCTCAGCCTGGGGCCGCTGCTCCTCATCGTGGCCCTGCTGGGTACAGCAACGCTGGTCAACGACAGCGCCTCGCAGGCATTCGTGCCCCGCCTCGTTCCGCGCGGCGGCCTGCAGGCGGCCCACGCGCGAATCGACGGCACGGACGCGGTTGCCCAGACAGCGGGGCCGGCTCTGGGCGGGGGACTGCTTGCCGTGATCGCGGCGCCGATCGCCGTCCTGGTCAATGTGGTGACCTATCTGTTCTCGGCCCTCGTCGTCTCCCGGATTCGAGTTGAAGAGCCGAGACTTCCCGACAAAGAGAATGTGGGCAAACCGAACCTGCGCAAGGAGATCGCGGCGGGACTGAAGTGGGTGTATTCGACGCCGAGCCTGCGTGACCTAGCGATCTGGACCCACGTCTGGTTCACTGCGCAAGCCATCCTCGCCGCAGTCAGCGCGGACTACTTCCTCAGAGTCATCGGCATCGACGCCTTCTGGTTCGGCATCGTCATGGCCGGAGGCGGGTTGGGCGGCATCGTCGGCGCACTGCTCTCGCCGCGGTTGGGGGAGTGGCATGGCAGCGGGCGAGTCGTCATCCTCGCTCACCTGTGCTCGGCCGCTGGTGCGCTCATCCTGTTTGCGGCCACACCGCTCGCGGGCCGACTACACGGCGACATTGGGTCAGTGGTCGTTCTCTTCGCCGGGGTAGGGCTGCACGGATTCGCCATCGGACTGAGCAACTCTCACGAGATGGCCTACCGACAATCGATCACGCCAGATGCCTTCCAAGCACGGACGAACACGACGATGCGCGCGATGAACCGGGCAGTCATCGTCGTCGTCTCACCGCTGGCAGGAATGCTCGCCGCAGTCACGAACACGCAGCTCCTGCTGGTCAGCGCCGCGATCATCTTCGCACTGAGTGCGATAGGCCTGTGGTTTTCTCCGTTTCGGACGGCCCGGATCGGCACCTGA
- a CDS encoding serine hydrolase domain-containing protein encodes MTETSPDQTVPDAPVIDKDNWQDADNVRWSFQHVDQVLPTTPISRGTGPVAQLPADLQDLGSVEVPKTEFSEARSVRSVIEASDTDAWLVMHHGTVLTEEYFSTMGPGTEHLLMSVSKSLVGTVAGVLAGSGDLDPSRLVTDYVPELAASGYAGATVRHILDMRSGIKFSENYLDPKSEVRQIEEAIGWSETKPAGQPTGMYEFLTTLEAKSEHGGVYEYRSCETDVLGWVCEKIAGESMQTLMSRVLWSRIGAEHDALIATDQYGVGMFDGGINTTLRDLARFGYLYANRGISLTGEQVVPTSWIGDTLTGDADIRQAFADGPDDNRMPGGMYHNQFWFPFPDSHAFLALGIHGQMIYMNPGANFVGVKLSSWGLPQDARKLFPTIRAFDALAKSISTPVVD; translated from the coding sequence GTGACTGAGACGTCGCCGGACCAGACTGTGCCCGACGCCCCCGTCATCGACAAGGACAACTGGCAGGACGCCGACAATGTCCGCTGGTCGTTCCAGCACGTCGATCAGGTGCTGCCTACGACGCCGATCTCGCGTGGGACCGGGCCAGTGGCTCAGCTGCCGGCGGATCTGCAGGATCTGGGCAGCGTCGAGGTCCCCAAGACTGAGTTCTCCGAGGCTCGCAGCGTGCGCAGCGTCATCGAGGCCAGCGACACTGATGCCTGGCTGGTCATGCACCACGGCACGGTGCTCACCGAGGAGTACTTCTCCACGATGGGCCCGGGCACCGAGCATCTGCTGATGTCTGTGAGCAAATCGCTCGTCGGCACCGTGGCCGGGGTGCTTGCCGGCTCCGGCGATCTCGATCCGAGCCGGCTGGTCACCGACTACGTACCCGAACTCGCCGCTTCGGGCTACGCCGGAGCCACCGTGCGTCACATCCTCGACATGCGCTCGGGAATCAAGTTCTCAGAGAACTACCTTGACCCGAAGTCCGAGGTCAGGCAGATCGAGGAGGCGATCGGCTGGTCGGAGACGAAGCCCGCGGGACAGCCGACGGGAATGTATGAGTTCCTGACCACGCTCGAGGCGAAGTCCGAACACGGCGGCGTCTACGAATACCGTTCGTGTGAGACTGATGTGCTCGGCTGGGTGTGCGAGAAGATCGCGGGCGAGAGCATGCAGACTCTCATGTCGCGCGTACTGTGGTCGCGGATCGGAGCCGAACACGATGCGCTCATCGCCACCGATCAGTACGGCGTGGGCATGTTCGACGGCGGCATCAACACCACTCTGCGCGATCTGGCCCGCTTCGGCTACCTGTATGCGAACCGTGGGATCTCACTCACTGGCGAGCAGGTGGTGCCGACTTCGTGGATCGGCGACACGCTCACCGGCGACGCCGACATCAGACAGGCCTTCGCCGACGGTCCCGACGACAACCGGATGCCCGGTGGGATGTACCACAACCAGTTCTGGTTCCCGTTCCCCGATTCGCATGCCTTCCTGGCGTTGGGCATCCACGGGCAGATGATCTACATGAACCCGGGAGCCAACTTCGTCGGCGTCAAACTCTCCAGCTGGGGCCTGCCTCAGGATGCACGCAAACTGTTCCCCACGATCCGTGCCTTCGACGCCCTGGCGAAATCGATCAGCACACCAGTCGTCGACTGA
- a CDS encoding biotin carboxylase, producing MTKNPADSTASKTAGNKDVPSPQTGSGTSTNKRVVKDAVAVPSTGRGLNTAEARPHAASAPAPAATSAPAAATGPAAASAPDSADVEVHVGTDAAYAGKEAERVQIRRPLRNISEVRHFFRTNITPIYFIGATPFNLLGLDRWVRNFSYITYYDGWDGGHPRVFSPRYKPFVEFESGEAINNWLLLNAEVRAHMTANVPHGERPKVAMVFFDEETERICRELGYDLILPSADLRNQLDSKIETTKLGNEAGAFSVPNVLTTADTYTQLNAEAKKEDLGTDLVVQTPYGDSGKTTFFIAAEADWNRHKHDIIGQQLKIMKRINNTPVAVEAVITSSGVVVGPFLTELAGFAELTPYKGGWCGNEMTPDVLTADQRTRARELVRRMGEGLRKRGYRGFFEVDVLVDLDTDDVWLGELNPRISGASAITNVTAGAYADVPLFLFHLLEYLDVEFDLDVDEINERWEELSGADEWSQMVIKETADITEYITHSPLTGQYYLDQYGTLTYKRAALDWHPLQNGNEVFFLRIYGAGEYRWKGADLGVLVTKNPLQTKAGGPNALSIRAKHFIDSVRAMYAGVPVAAEDPSPALGGPGAKGD from the coding sequence ATGACGAAGAACCCTGCAGACTCAACCGCGTCGAAGACAGCTGGGAACAAGGACGTGCCGAGCCCGCAGACCGGTTCAGGAACCAGCACGAACAAGCGCGTGGTCAAGGATGCCGTCGCAGTTCCCAGCACAGGACGAGGTCTCAATACGGCCGAAGCCCGCCCTCATGCCGCGTCAGCGCCCGCCCCGGCAGCCACCTCGGCTCCGGCTGCCGCCACTGGCCCGGCTGCCGCCTCGGCGCCGGATTCGGCTGATGTCGAGGTTCATGTCGGCACCGATGCCGCCTATGCGGGCAAAGAGGCAGAACGGGTCCAGATCCGCCGTCCCCTGCGCAATATCTCCGAGGTCCGCCACTTCTTCCGCACCAACATCACGCCGATCTACTTCATCGGCGCGACCCCGTTCAACCTCCTCGGCCTCGACCGGTGGGTTCGCAACTTCTCCTACATCACGTACTACGACGGCTGGGACGGCGGGCACCCGCGCGTCTTCTCCCCGCGGTACAAGCCGTTCGTCGAGTTCGAGAGCGGCGAGGCGATCAACAACTGGCTCCTCCTCAATGCCGAGGTGCGTGCCCATATGACGGCGAACGTGCCCCACGGGGAGAGGCCCAAAGTGGCCATGGTCTTCTTCGATGAGGAGACCGAGCGCATCTGCCGTGAACTCGGCTACGACCTGATCCTCCCCTCCGCAGATCTGCGCAATCAGCTCGATTCGAAGATCGAGACGACGAAGCTCGGCAACGAAGCCGGCGCCTTCTCCGTGCCCAACGTGCTCACCACTGCCGATACCTATACGCAGCTGAACGCGGAGGCGAAGAAGGAGGATCTGGGCACCGACCTCGTCGTCCAGACTCCGTACGGAGATTCGGGGAAGACCACGTTCTTCATCGCCGCCGAGGCGGATTGGAACCGTCACAAGCATGACATCATCGGCCAGCAGCTGAAGATCATGAAGCGCATCAACAACACCCCGGTGGCGGTGGAGGCCGTGATCACCAGCAGCGGAGTCGTCGTCGGCCCGTTCCTCACCGAACTGGCAGGCTTCGCCGAGCTCACGCCGTACAAGGGCGGTTGGTGCGGCAACGAGATGACCCCCGACGTGCTCACCGCAGACCAGCGCACACGGGCCCGGGAACTGGTCCGACGCATGGGTGAGGGGCTGCGCAAGCGCGGCTACCGCGGCTTCTTCGAGGTCGATGTGCTCGTCGATCTCGACACCGACGATGTCTGGCTCGGCGAGCTCAATCCGCGGATCTCCGGCGCCTCGGCGATCACGAACGTCACGGCCGGCGCCTACGCCGACGTCCCGCTGTTCCTGTTCCACCTGCTCGAATACCTCGACGTCGAATTCGACCTCGACGTCGATGAGATCAACGAGCGTTGGGAAGAGCTCTCCGGCGCTGATGAGTGGAGCCAGATGGTCATCAAGGAGACCGCTGACATCACCGAGTACATCACGCACTCGCCGCTGACCGGTCAGTACTATCTCGACCAGTACGGGACCCTGACCTACAAACGTGCCGCGCTTGACTGGCATCCTCTGCAGAACGGCAACGAGGTGTTCTTCCTGCGCATCTACGGAGCCGGCGAATACCGGTGGAAGGGTGCCGACCTCGGGGTACTCGTGACGAAGAACCCGCTGCAGACGAAGGCCGGAGGGCCGAACGCCCTGAGCATCAGGGCCAAGCACTTCATCGACTCCGTTCGGGCGATGTACGCCGGTGTTCCCGTTGCGGCCGAGGATCCGTCTCCGGCGCTGGGTGGCCCGGGCGCCAAGGGCGATTGA
- a CDS encoding FAS1-like dehydratase domain-containing protein: MPVNTDKQGTSYSLPRPYEVSREAVAEFALATNASADYHFETEAATALGYHDVVAPTTFAVIIAQKSEAAYISDPESGIDFSKVVHGSEQFSITRPIVAGDSLAATTHVDGVRAAGSNAMITTRTEITDAAHQPVVTVTSTIVVRGDGE; encoded by the coding sequence ATGCCGGTGAATACCGATAAGCAGGGGACCAGCTACTCCCTGCCCCGCCCCTACGAGGTGTCGCGGGAGGCCGTCGCGGAATTCGCGTTGGCCACCAATGCCTCGGCCGACTACCACTTCGAGACCGAGGCGGCGACTGCTCTGGGCTATCACGACGTCGTAGCACCGACGACGTTCGCCGTGATCATCGCGCAGAAGTCCGAAGCGGCCTACATCAGCGATCCCGAGTCCGGCATCGACTTCTCCAAGGTCGTCCACGGTTCGGAGCAGTTCAGCATCACCCGGCCCATCGTCGCCGGCGACTCCCTGGCCGCCACGACCCATGTCGACGGCGTGCGCGCCGCGGGCAGCAACGCCATGATCACCACCCGCACCGAGATCACCGACGCCGCGCATCAGCCGGTCGTCACCGTGACTTCGACCATCGTCGTGAGAGGAGACGGAGAATGA
- a CDS encoding MaoC/PaaZ C-terminal domain-containing protein, with the protein MSVNDLSQLTIGDTVVETEIPLSRASLVDYAGASGDHNPIHWSERFATEVGLDGVIAHGMLSMAVVIAPIVEWVGDPGAIVDYRTRFSAPVLVPDAESGTPATPTATLAMTAVVGAVDSAVGTARIDVTVKSGDQDVLSRTQIRVSR; encoded by the coding sequence ATGAGTGTCAACGATCTCTCCCAACTGACCATCGGAGACACCGTCGTCGAAACCGAGATCCCCCTGTCGCGGGCCTCGCTCGTCGACTATGCGGGTGCCTCAGGCGATCACAACCCGATCCACTGGTCAGAACGCTTCGCCACCGAGGTGGGCCTTGACGGAGTCATCGCCCACGGCATGCTCTCGATGGCCGTCGTCATCGCCCCCATCGTCGAATGGGTCGGCGACCCGGGCGCGATCGTCGACTACCGGACACGCTTCTCCGCACCGGTGCTCGTTCCCGACGCCGAATCCGGCACGCCGGCCACACCTACGGCCACACTGGCGATGACCGCAGTCGTCGGAGCCGTCGACAGCGCTGTGGGCACCGCCCGCATCGACGTCACGGTGAAGTCCGGAGACCAGGATGTGCTCAGCCGCACCCAGATCCGAGTCTCACGGTGA
- a CDS encoding UDP-N-acetylmuramate dehydrogenase yields MTSELADFTTFHLGGPAANLHIAETRDELVEFSRVHPLSLSARESADVLFIGGGSNLLISDAGFAADVCVVATKGVTMTETSDSETRVIAEAGENWDEFVAFTLDQGLAGLEALSGIPGSVGATPIQNVGAYGTEVAELISSVEVFDRLAGQVRHLSAVELEFGYRTSALKRAQQRTGSAQYLVLSVTFDLHRSPDSLPVRYAQLASALDVEIGDTVPATLVRRSVISLRRSKGMVVDLADHDTWSAGSFFTNPIVDDPTTLPAEAPRYPVTDPLSGSTIERQTKTSAAWLIEHAGFSKGFSVGAGRASLSTKHTLALTNRGAAETKDVLELARTVVDGVNEKFGIVLEPEPTFIACSL; encoded by the coding sequence GTGACCTCGGAGCTGGCAGACTTCACGACGTTTCACCTCGGCGGCCCAGCAGCGAATCTGCACATCGCGGAGACCAGGGACGAGCTCGTCGAATTCTCTCGTGTTCATCCCCTGAGCCTGTCGGCTCGTGAGAGCGCCGACGTCCTCTTCATCGGCGGCGGGTCGAACCTGCTCATCTCCGACGCCGGCTTCGCAGCCGACGTGTGCGTGGTCGCCACCAAAGGGGTGACGATGACCGAGACCTCGGACTCGGAAACCCGTGTCATCGCCGAGGCGGGGGAGAACTGGGACGAATTCGTCGCCTTCACTCTTGACCAGGGCCTCGCCGGCCTCGAAGCGCTGTCGGGTATCCCCGGCTCCGTCGGGGCGACCCCGATCCAGAACGTGGGCGCCTACGGGACCGAGGTCGCCGAACTCATCTCCTCGGTCGAGGTCTTCGATCGACTCGCCGGCCAAGTCCGTCACCTCAGCGCCGTCGAACTGGAGTTCGGCTACCGCACCTCGGCACTCAAGCGTGCTCAGCAGAGAACGGGCAGCGCCCAGTATCTGGTGCTGTCGGTGACCTTCGACCTCCACCGCAGCCCAGACTCACTGCCCGTGCGATACGCGCAGCTCGCCTCGGCGCTGGACGTCGAGATCGGGGACACGGTGCCGGCAACACTGGTCCGCCGCAGCGTGATCTCATTGCGCAGGTCCAAAGGCATGGTGGTGGACCTAGCCGATCATGACACCTGGTCAGCGGGGTCCTTCTTCACCAACCCGATCGTCGATGACCCCACCACGCTGCCCGCCGAGGCTCCCCGGTACCCGGTCACTGACCCGCTGAGCGGGTCGACGATCGAGAGGCAGACGAAGACCTCGGCCGCCTGGCTGATCGAACATGCGGGATTCTCCAAGGGCTTCAGCGTCGGGGCCGGTCGGGCCAGCCTGTCGACCAAGCACACCCTGGCTCTGACGAACCGCGGTGCTGCCGAGACGAAGGACGTGCTCGAACTGGCACGGACAGTCGTCGACGGAGTCAATGAGAAGTTCGGCATCGTCCTCGAGCCCGAACCGACGTTCATCGCCTGCTCTCTCTGA